DNA from Pseudoalteromonas marina:
CCTTAAATTGGAAATACAAAGCCAAGCGGTTATTTATCCAGCTAACCTGTGGTTTACCGTAAATAGCCATTTCTAAGATTTTTACCTTATAACGCTCTTTAACAATTAGAAAAGGAATTCAAGCCTAGGCGGTATATGCTGCCTAGGTTTACTAAGATAGAAAAAATATGAGTATATTAAAGTACTTAGGTGGAGCTTTACCCAGGAAAACAGTCTTTAACCAATTTTTCGAGCAAGGTAATACACTCGACCTGCAAACAAAATTTAGTGGCTTATGCTTGTTAGCTAAATGGTATTACACAAAAAAAACAACTATTGAGAAAAATCCGCAACGTTTTCAAACTCACTCATGCAGCAATAGTCCAATTAGGCTACTCTTGTTTGGCCCTATGTTTTTGGGGTTTGTAGGGAGCTGTGTTGTTGCACTGTTTATTTTGGTATATCCATTTTCAGAGGATCCTTTTTCATGGTGGTTTTTATATTTAGTACTAGGCTGGAACTTATTATTTTTAAATTTATTTCCTCTTTGGGATTTGGTATTTCCACCTAAATATGCCTATTTTGACCGCCTTACAGGCAAAGTGGGTTATACCTTTGATATTCCCAGATGCGACGAGCGGGATGAATTTGGTAATTGCTGCTTTGCTTGGCGTGATATGAAGTGTGTATTGGTAAACCAAAGCACCGACCAAGGGGGCTCTCGCGCCTTTTTCCCGGTGATATCGCACAAAGACAGAGATAAATACCCAGATACCAAAATGACCATAGTGGTCACTGAACTTGCACAAAACCCTATCTATTGTTTGTTGTTTTGGGAGCGCTTAGTGCGCTTTATGGATAACACCAAGCCATTACCTGACATTCCAGAATACGAAGGCTACAGGCACCTTGACCCAATTACCGCTGAGTTTGATAAACACAACAATCGTCCAGAAGTGTACTGGCGTGATATGAGCTTTAAACAACAAACCGAAATTTATGATGAGCTGTACAAAGATGCCTGCGAAATAGATTGGTATAACGATGCCCCACAACCCGAAATCACCAAACCTTGGCAACGCTGGACCCCTGAGCCTGAACGTAAAGAAACCTTAAATTGGAAATACAAAGCCAAACGGTTATTTATCCAGCTAACCTGTGGTTTACCGTAAATAGCCATTCTTAATATTGACCTTTAACAATCATAAAAGGAATTCAAACTTAGTCGTTATTCATCACCTAAGTTTATTGTTACTCTAGGGTTGAGAAATGGTGAAATGCAAAGCAATGATAATAAAGGAATAGAATATGCTTGAGCAGTATGCAGACACAGCTTATAGAGGTAAGCAAGATGAAAAGTTCAGAAGTGAAATAGCGACTGATGAGCGTGACTCTATGTATTGCCGCTATTACAACAATAAACTAGACACCCATCCTAATTTTACAGTTTGGCAAACTAAGTACTAGGCTTTTATCAGTGCAAAAATAAGCAGGGTGTCTTATGGCAATTGCAAGAAAGCGTCAAGTAAGTCTAGTTGATACAAAATATTATCATTGTATTTCACGGTGTGTTCGCCGTGCATTTTATGTGGTGAAGACCATTTTACGGGGAAGTCTTACGAACATCGGCGAGGCTGGGTTGAAGATAAGTTACTTGAATTAGCGAAGGTATTTGTATTGATGTATGTGCTTATGCCGTAATGAGTAATCATACGCTCTTAGTCTTGTATGTAGATGATAAGAAAGCCAATAGACTGAATGACAAAGCGATTGTTATTCGCTGGCATAAGCTTTGTAAAGGTACGTTGATTACACAAAAATACATCTAGGGCGAAAAGCTAAGCCAAATAGAACTCATATTTTTAATCAAACAGTCAAACAATACCGCGAACGTTTATCAAGTATTAGCTGGTTTATGTGATTATTAAATGAAGACATTGCGCGCAAAGCAAACAAAGTAGATAACTGCACAGGCCGATTCTGGGAAGGTCGCTTTAAATCGCAAGCTTTATTAGATGAAGCTGCACTTGCAGCATGTATGGCGTATGTAGACTTAAACCCCATTAGAGCGAAAATGGCTAATACTCCTGAAGAATCGGACCATACCAGTGTTCAAAAGCGTTTAACAAGCGCAACAGAAGGTAAGCAACCTAAACAGTTACTGCGCTTTGCAGGTATGTCGCGTCAAATAATACCAAAAGGGTTACCGTTTGAGCTTAAATCGTACCTTGAACCTGTTGAATTAACAGGACGTTGTATACGAGAAGATAAGCGAGGGTATATTGAAAGTACATATTTGCCTTTACTAGAAAGAGTGAATATATCGCCAGAAAACTGGTTAAAACTCACAACCCAATTTACACATGTATTCCATAGTGCAGTGGGGAGACCACCCTCACAAGCCGGCTACTGTGAAAATTTAAATAGAAAACGGCGAGCGAACACCAGTAAATGTGAAAAGCTACTCGCATAGACTTAAACTGCTCAGTAAAAGTATTTAGTAATAAATCACAACTGCATCATGCAGTTATTTTCGTGCATGTAATTTAGGTTTAACAGCGGTAATGTTTTATTTAATGAGTTAAATGAAAGAAATAGATAAGGAAAGGTAAGTTTTTAACCTAAAAAATAGATCTTATGGCATAGTTAAGGTTGCACAATTAAAGTGGCTGTCTAGTTTAATTTCCTTCATTTAATAGATAGTTTAATAAGTAAATTTTATTTTTATGTAGTATTACTTTTACTTTTACTTTTATTATGATTAATCTAATTCATGGAATGATTTTTATTTTAATAAAAAATTCAATATGTACTAAGGATGGTAAATGGAAAGGTTATTAAAATGGCTCCTTTTTTACGGGCTTGTTTTCTCATTTGATGTAAACTCAAACTCTATAATCTCTGAGCATACAGCTCAAAACTTTCTAACCCCTTCATTTGCTGCAAACTACCTCTCAGAAAAAGATTTAATTGCTAGATTTAAAAATGGTTACAGTGAAAAATTAGATGCTGACAGTCAGCGAGATCTTTATTCACGGTTAATTAAGAAAGGTTATCATAAAGACAAAATAGCTACTTGGATATCTAACGGGTGGTTAAAACAAACAGTTTATAAAGACGCAATCATATTCGAATTAGATAATAAAGAATATGATGCTGCATTACAAACAGCCCAAAGTGTAGATCTATCTAACTATGAAAATATTGATAAATTAGAAATGCTTCTTCGTTTTATGGAGAGTGGGAATACCTCATTAATAGAGTCGTTTGTTAAAGAGCTTAGAGTTCAAAACTTTTCTGAAACAGATAGAAGTAACGAAAAGGTTGATAGATTGCGTATTTTCAATGCATGGATAAAATTTCAATCTAGCGAAAACTTTACATTAGAGTATTTAAATATGGCGAAAGAGGCTTTTTTAAATAATCCTGAGCTAATACAACCATTTCCATACACTAATGCTTTTATAAGCAAGCAAGCTACATCCGTTTGGTATCAATTACATGGAAATCAATTAGATGTTAAATTAGTTCTGAATAGTGAATATGTTGAATTTGAAAGTCAATTACTCAAGAATTTGTTTGATTTAGGCCATATTAAATTAGAGCAACATGAATTAGAGATGGTTGAAAAGAACATTAAGGTACTTAGTCAAACAAAACCTGAAACTGACTTAGTTATTGACGGTAAACCATATGAAGAGTTAAACAATATAGTACAGAATCTTGAGCTATTTGTTCCCTACAGTGAAAAGCAAATTTCAATGATTGATATTAATGCTCTAAATGAGTCTTCGAGGTTACATTTACTTGAGTGGGCGATGAGTGTTGATCATCAATACTTAGTTCGTAATTTAGTTACGAATTACAATATCCCATTACATGAGGCCAAGGTGAAGCCAATTGTATTTTTTGAGATTACAGCAGCTCCACTAGAATGGTACTACGCTTTTATGCCAAAGGTATTAGAAGATGCTGCGAAGTTAGGTTTAATAAATGGTTGCAATGATAAAGTAAATAAATATATGTATTTGCTCGAATACATATATATAGGTGGTTTGAATAAAAATGAGCTGCTTTGTTTTTTTTCGAGAACGTCAGATAAAAACTTGCTTTCAAAGATATGGAACACAATTAATAATTTAAGTGAGGATGAACAGCTGGATGCTTTAGTGGATATAATAGACAAGCATCCTAATGTTCTCCGATCTTTATTTTCTGATGGTTTTATTGATATAGATAAATCGAAGTTTTTAATTATATTCGACGAAGAGTTGAAAAAAAATGGTTATTTCTTAGAAAAACTAAGCTTCTTTGAAGCTTTTGGCCTTGAAAGTGATAGATTTGAATCATTAATAAAGCAACAACTAGAAAATACTGACTATATTAAAATTTTTCTATCAGATAATAATGCTTCCCATGATTTTTTTATTCGTGAACCTTGGTTTCAAGATAAATTATGTGCGTTCTTTATAACTAAAAGTTATGGGCGAGAGCTTGAAAGAGCTAAGTATCTTTTAGTAAAAAATAATGTTAGCTGTTCTATTACATCAATAAATATGATTCAAGAAGATGAAGAAATAAACTGGGACTACCTATTAGATGATGGAAGCTTGTTTAGTCACCAAGCTAAAATTGCTTTTTTGTTTGAGTCTATAGAGTCTGAAGATTTTTCTTATTTTACTGATTATATTGAATCACATGGCGTATCTGTATTATCACTAGAAAACACAAAAGGTATTGAGCTTTCTGAAGTACTGGAAGAAAAAGTTAAAAGTTTAGGGTGGGCATCTACTTTATTTAAATCTATATTGACGGAGTATAAATCTGAAGCCAGCCCAAAATATTCTAATAGTGCTACACCCGCAAGGTTACAAACTGCGCTGAAAAACAAAAATTTACATAAATTTAAGCGAGAACTTTTTTCTTATCCTTATTCCGAAGCAATTATAGAAAATTTAATTAATAACTTATCATTAGACTTCTTAACAGCTGAATATCTTAGTTTCAGACATTCAGTAATTAAAATTATATCTTCACACCCTAGCTTTGCAAATTATCAGAATAATTGGGCTCTTTATCGAAAAATTTTCCCAGATGGTGAAGATGGTGGATCTGCTGAGTTATTAAAAACGTATAAAAAACTTGGTTTTAATTTATCTGAGCTAAGATTTCTACCAAAAAAGAGCTATTTTTCTTGCCCAACTTTAATACGTTACTTAGATAACGGTTTGCCTAAAGACATTACAGATATAAAAGGAAAAACATTATTTGAAAAAGTTATAGATAAAGATCTTACTATAGAATGTGTTGAAGCATTGAAAAGTATGGGTGTAAATACTAAAGGATTATTCAAAGGGCAGTCAATTTATTTAGAATTTTTACTACAATTCAAAGGAAATCGTGCAGTTGATATTGAAGAAATTACAAATATTTTTAAAATGTTTAAACGATTGGGCTACAAAGTTAAATCTGATGTTGCAACTAATAATAGGATCATCCGGGCGTCATTATCCTACGATAAAAATGTTTTAGAATATCTATTAAATAATGGGATAGATATTAATGATTCAATTGACCCTGATTACCCACTAATAGCTCATATTATTCGTAGCTTCCGCTTAGATCTATTTAAAGTTGCAGTTGAACACGGAGCTAGGTTTGATGTTCGATATCAATCTGAGCCGTTGTTATTTTTCGCAATTAATCAATCTCCTGAGATAAGTCAGTGGATGATAAAAAATGGTTACCCGGTTTGTGTGAAAAACTCTAAAGGTAAATCTGTTTATCAAACAGTTTACAATTCTAAAAGCAAGGAAATGCTGAAGTTATACGGAGATAACAAATGCAATTAAGAATAGTGGTTTTATGTACCTTTATGATAGGGATCTTAGCTTGCTCTAAAGCAGAGGTATTTAGCAGGGAAGAGTGGATAGAAAAAATTGAAAACGAAGATTATAAAAGTTTACTCTCTATTATTAATAAAAACAGGGTTGTAGTAGAAAATGCAAACTCAAGTATTTTGCAAAGTGCCATTGAAAGTCAACATATCAGCCTGCTGGAGTATTTAATTGACAATGGTAAGTTGGAAAGAAATGATATTATAAGTGGTTACGAAAAGTCAGCGAGATCGCAAAAAAAGACTTGGCAGTATTTGTTAAACTACGATGCTTATAAAAATCCACGTGACAAGCTTTCTAGCTCATTATTTTTAAGCAATTCAAATTACTTTCCCGATTTAATCCTTAATTACAGATTATTGAGTGATCCAGAAACGAACACATTTTCTGAATATAAAGCTAATAAATATATAACAAACCTTAACTTGTTTTTTCCTGAAAATTTAAAAAGCTCTAAAACGTTCGACAAATTAATTAAAAAGTATTACCGAGATGCAGAACCACTCCATATTTTGTTTATTCGATCTTTATTTTATTTAAAGGCAGATACTAATAAAAAAAAGAATGATATTTACGACAATATAAAAATCTTAGCGAAAAAAGGGCACTTACCTGCCGTTTATTATATTGTCGATAATGAATACGACTTTTATGGCAATAATATTAGTTTAGATGAGCATAAAAATAGGAGAGAGTTGTTACTATTGGCAGCTAAAAGTGGAAATAGTCTAGCTGTTAATGAACTTATATCAGATTATGGAAACATGCTCTCAGATAGTGATTATGAATCACTAAGAAGCAGCCTTCTACTGTATGGTGATGAGTTAACTTATCGAGAAGTTATAAATTCATTATTGGAACTGAGTTATGTTAACTCTGAACATGTTGACTTCAGGAATAAATTGAACTCATATGCAGCTGTTTTCTTCTTGGACGCGGTTAAAGATAAAGGCCTGGTCATACAGTATGTATCGCCAAATAATGACAATTTATCGAAAGATCTGAAAATTGACTTTATAGAGGCTTACATATTACAAGGTGATGTTAAAAAAGCTAACAAATTAATACTGAGTGTATTAACTCAACAACTAAGCAATGAGCAAGAAGCAAAACTAGTTAGTTTGGTTTTGGAAAGTAATTATAAACCTGACGGTAAAGTTTTAAAGGCGCTTTTTCAATACGTAGATATTGGTAAATATCACAACAGCCTAATTAGATTAGGTCAAGCTCAAATAATTGATGGCATGCCATTAATTGCTTACTTAATTGAGCAGGGTAGATTTCAATTAGCTAATGGCTTAGTTGAAAGTGAGAGTCATTTTGACGAGGAAAAATATGTTTACTCCAGTTTATATATGGCAATACTTGCTAAACAACATGATTTAGTCAAGGAACTAATTAAAAAATCCAGTTCTGAAATGTTACAAAAGCGTTATGGAGTCAATAAAATTTCATTACTGCACCTTTCCGTATCTGTTGCAGACTTAAATTTTGTTGAAGAGTTTAGTACTCATAAAGCGCTGTTAGAGTTAGAAGATAGTAATGGACTTACAGCATTAGACTGGGCGATTCAACTGAATTTAACTGATATAGCTGAATTATTGGCTACTGAAATGGGTATAGATATAAAAGGAATAGAAAAAAACAGTTCAAATGATTGTTTAGTTGATGAAGTATCGGGGCTAATGTGGCTAAATAAAAACAATGATGGTAATTCCATTTTTAGTTGGGAAAGTAAGGTGCACGTTGATAATCCTAGTATTTGCGATATTGAAGCCTGTAGTATCAAAAATGTGATCAAATATTTAAATGAAGTTAAATATTGTGGAATTGGAAATTGGCGTATACCTTCAGTAGATGAATTACTCTCTATTGATGATAACTTACTTTTTTCGCTTAAAGGAAAGCCTGCGGATAGTTATTTCGTAAGAGACAAGCGAGGGAATCTAGTTTTCCTAAATATTACAGAATTTACATCTGGTGTCTTTAGTGTTAACCCCGAGAGAGCGCACATATGGCCAGTAAATGGTATAGCGAAAAAGCTTGTAAAAAATCTAAATGGTAATTTATTTTCTGTTGGTCAGACTAGAGTGATCAATGATGGAACTACCAGGTCAGATATTGTAAAACGTTCAGATACAGAAAACTTTAATCTGGCAAAGCAATTTTATTTTGGGCACATTCAAAAAGAATCAAAAGAAAAAGCATTAGTAATCCTCAATTATTTAAAAGCTAAAGACCATTCTGGATCGCTTGCATTTTTTTCATATCATCATGAACTCAACAACCAGCCAAAGTTAGCATTTCAATTTGCTCTTGCTGCTTTGGAAAATGCCAAAGAAAAGCAATGGGTTTCCTTTGCTAAAGTACGACTAGGTCATTTGTATTTAAATGGTATTGGTACAAAATTAGATGAAGAAAGTGGGGTTAGCCTTTTAAAAGATTCTGCCAACTTGGAAAATGTGGAAGCTATTGTTGTTTTGTCTAATTTTTACCAGCAAAGAGCGATGATAAAAGAACATCTTCAATATCAGTTACAAGCAGCAGAATTAGGTCATATTGAAAGTCAAAGAGCTATGGGGTTAGCATATGCCTTCGGTTATGGTCCTTTTTTAGGACAAAATAATACAAAAGCAGTTGAGTGGTATAGGAAAGCATCAAGTAGTGGCGACAAATTAGCAACTCAGCAACTTATTCGTGCATACACAAATGGTGAGCTTGGACTTGATTTTTCTCAAGAAGAAATAGATGTACTTAAAAAACGGTTATGAGCTGTTTTAAAAATTAAGATAGTAAGTGTTTTGCAAACTATGGGAACTATAAAAACACTTTATTTTATCGATATAAATAAAGCGCTTGTTGTCATTTAGTTATCGGTGGGTTATTAGCAAATTTAAAATAATGCCGTGCTTTTCTAAGTTTACGAATTGCGAATATTCCCCATAAAGTACCAAAAGGAAATAATAGCAAGGCGATAACTGCAATAAGCCAAACACAATTAAACGCTAATTTACTATTTTGATAGAGCTTAAAACATACAATGAACTGGCTTAATACGAGCATAAAGTTCTGAAAGTTTGAGGGGCGAAATAGCAGACCGTTTAGTGTTGTAAACAATGAAGCACAGAAAATAACTAACAGGACAAAACACCACATCATAAACAACGCTTTTAAAGTAAAAAAGCTTGATTTAGCTGCTTCGTACATTGCGATTTCGTCTTTAGAGTATCGATCGAGAGCACTGATACCACCTTGGACCGCTGATAGAGGTTTATGGTTAGGCGTTTCATTATCAATGTATTCCAAGATTGAGTCTAATGCGTTTGAATTTACATACTCTTTTAGTGTTTCTTGTTCTTCTTTCCATAAAAATGTATTGTTTAATAATATTATTGATTGAGTTCCCAGCCCTACAGTTGAGTATATTGCATGGGGTTTGCCATCACCGACAGCCTTAATTAAAGAGTAAAATGCATTAATCAAATATATGCTTACTTTGAAGTGAGTTTTTTTATTAAGTAGTGTTTGTTTCTGGCTGAATTGATTCCAGCGCTGAAATTGAACATGTTCATCGTCTTCAGATAGTATATCGTCACATATTTGTAATATGTCATCCAGGTTTTCAATTGTAATTTGCTGGTTATCTGACAAGTCAGGAGTTGGTGTTTCTTCTAAAACATTTTGTTCGTTTTTGTTAATTAGATTGTGAAATGAGTTCTCAATAAATACTTCATGATGCTGATGGCAATTAGTATATGATTTACCCGCGCCTTGCTGATCTGCAAGGTATTCGTTTTTATTAAAAAATGGTGTTTTCTCACCAGATAAATGAGCTTGCTCATCTTGTTTTGAGAAAAACATTTGGTCTTCAGAAGTTTCTATTTCCTGATCCATAGCATTCTTTGCGTGCTTAATAGCGCTTTTGTATGCATTGTGAAGTGCAGAAAACTCCGTAGCCTTTTCGTCAGGGCGAATAACTTTGACACGAGCAGCATAAGCTTTTTTAATTAAACCAATATCACTTGTTGGTTCTATTTGCAGTAATTCCCAGTCAATCATTAGAACCAACGTTCGCTATCAAACGAGTCTAAAGCTTCACTAAAAACTACCTGAGCTTGTTGTATCTCTCTTGGGTTTTGGTTATCTAGTATATGTTCAAAACGAGAGATTAGTTGACCCATGTCTTCTCTTTTAGAACCAAGAGAGCAACTGTAAATACGTTCTGCTCTTGCTACTAATGACCGATTTTTTTCGCTGTCTCTAGGGTGAAACTTTAGCTGACTTAGCGTTGCTTTAGCACGACTGATTTGCTCATCAGTTAATGCGCCTGGGGCGTTATTAATTACTTTGTTGTAAGTTTTTCCGGTACTTTTTACTTTAACGTCGACCTCTAGCAGTCCGCTCATATCGTAGCTGTAACGAACTGTAACAGGTTGTTTTCCTACTTTGTCTTTGGGCACGCTTATTTTTAATTCACCTAAACAAATATTTCTATGTACTTGTCTGTGTTCGCCTTGATATATGTTAACTCGCATTGTCGTTTGATAGTCTTTGGATGTGTATAAATCTCGTTCAACACTAATAGGTACAATAGAGTTGCGTTCAATAATTGGAAGCATTTGGCCTGGGTTATCAAAATCATCAAGTATCTCAGTGCCCAGGGTAAAGGGACATACATCGGTTAAAACAATGTCATCCAAGGCTGTGTTTTTTTCTACCAGCCCAGCTTGAACACCAGCGCCTATTGATACGACTAGCTCGGGATTTAAATTGCAAGAAGGTAAACGCCCAAAAAGTTTACTCACCATAGACCGCAGGGCTTTAAGCTTGGTGGCCCCTCCAACTAAAATTACGTCATCAATGTCATTAGGGTGTAAGTTGGCGTCGCGTAGGGCTTGATTAATAGGGTGTTGCGCCCTGATTAAAAGAGGAGTTATTACACGATAAAACCAATGTTGCTCTATTGTAAGTTTATATGTTTTGTTTTGATACGGTAGTTGTAATTGATGAACTAAGTCATTGTCAATATTGCACTTTATGATTTCTAACTTCATAAATGTTTGTTGTCGTTCTTCGCGAGAAAACTGTTGTTTATCAAAGCTATTATCTAAACATAGCTGTTCAAACATGGCATAAACGAAGTCTTCACCACCTAGGTAATTATCTCCGGCACTAGCATGAACTTCCATAACGCCCTCAAAGTACTCTAATATTGAGACATCGAATGTTCCGCCACCCATATCTAAAATCATAAAGGTACCTTGCTGGCGATCATTTAAACTATAAGCCATAGCTGCTGCTGTTGGTTCGTTTATTAGCCTTCTTACGTTAACTCCTGCCAGCTCACCTGCCAATTTAGTTGCGTATCGTTGGTTTTCGTTAAAGTAAGCAGGAACACTAATTATTGCCTCTGTTACTTTTTCGCCTAAAAATGCTTCTGCGTCTTCGATAAGTGAGCGCAAAACAAAAGAAGATAGCTCGGGGGCAGTAAACGCATGACTACCAATTTCTATCGAATGCTCTGTGCCCATAATGCGTTTGAAAACTGCAACTGTATTGAGCGGGTGACTGATCAACCTCTGTTTGGCGGTGGAACCAACGATGATATTGTTTTCATCGTCAATAGTGACGACTGAAGGAGTCAAAAATTTATCTAAACGGTTGGGAATTTGTATTAACTCTGTGCCTTTCCAAACGCAACATGCGCTGTTAGTTGTGCCTAAATCAATTCCTATAATGGCCACGTTCAAGTTCCTTTTGAATTATTGAAAGTTCAACTTTGTATACCGTTATTATCAGCTTAAAAAGGGCTATCAATAACTATGGAAGTAGGCTAAATGTAACATGTGATAAACCGCCGAAGTAGGCAGGAAATCAATAATTAAAGGCATTTACTACCATCTGGTTCAGTTGTCTTTTGAGTATATTGGTTTAGCTATACGTTGAACCTTTGTTGTTTGACATAAAAAAAGATTACCTTACTAATTCTTTCATATTCAAAGTTAAAGGTTAAGTTTTAATTTTATTGGTTTTTAGTTTAATGAGCCTTTTTAAATGTTAATAAAACCATGTTGTCACTAGGCGTAACTATAATTACAAATTTTTAGCCATCATATGTAAAATATTTAAAATGTCGATTTAATACAGTTTTTAATTTGGAATGTTAAGTTTTATTATTCTGTTTATTGGTATAGTTAATGCTGTTGTATTTTTACTTATAAGAGTGTTTTTATTGTTTTATTATCAATAAATATTTTTGTTATATTAATGTTGTTTTTTTTGAAATGGTTTGTATAATTCTGCGCGGGATAAAAAATAAACATTAAAAGGATGAAAATGAATACTTTATTAAAAAAAGTTTTAACTACACTAACTCTTTCTAGTACTTTGATATTAACAGGTTGTATGACAACTGATTTAAAAGTTAATGACAAATACGAACAACCAATCAATTTATCTACTAATAACCCAGCTTTGATTTTTCCGGTTTCATTACATGGCGTGCCAGGTAACAGCAGTGAAGTTGGTTTAGCTATTACTGCGGGTGTTGCTGGTCAATATGGCGCTTCAGTTATTTCTGCTCAGCAGCTATATAGTGTTGTAGGCAACCTTTCTTGGACTTTAGGTGAAAGTATTCGCCGTGGTGCAAATAAAGGTGACTATAAAATAAATTACTACGGTGAAAGAATTGCTACTGACTTACAGTATTCTATGGAAAAGTTAACTAAAGCACTTAAAAGCTCGGGTGTTATTGATGACAAAGACTTTTCTTTTGAAAATGTAATTGTTTTGCATGTAGACAGCACTGGCGGTATTCCAGTACCTGGCGTAAGACGCGTAACGGCTTTTGGTGGTGTAATTAACGTTAAAGATTTAGAAGTAGTGTCTTTTATTGAAAAAGATCTTGTTTTAGCAAATGATCATGACGCTATATTGGCTCAAATGCCTTTAGAAATGAATGCGATTGTTAAAGAGTTAACAAGTAAAAAATAATTGCTTTGGCCTTTCTAAATGAATTTTAGAAAGGCTTTTTTATACTATATAATCATTATTGCAATAATAAAAATATTAAGATTTTATATATTAATTATTCCTTTTTTAACCTCGCTTAATTAAAAATAAATTCAATTTAACTTTCAAATTTATTATAATTTACTTTTTAACAATACTGCTCCACTTTGCTCACTCCCTAAATGATCGTCTTTATTATAAATAGGGCAGCTTTTAAGTGATAAACACCCACAGCCAATACATCCATCTACGCGGTCGCGTATGCGTTGCATATACGCTATGCGTTCATCTAATTGAGCTTGCCAGCGTTTTGAAAGCGCAGACCAATCTTTTTTAGTGGGCGTGCGGTTATCGGGGAGTGAGGCAAGTGTTTGTTTTATATCGTCTAGCGAAATGCCCATGGCTTGTGCTGCTTTTATAACGGCCACTCGGCGAAGTACGTCGGGTTTGTAGCGGCGTTGATTGCCGCTGTTTCGCCAGCTTTTTATTAAATGTTTAGTTTCGTAAAAGTGTAATGTAGACACTTTTACACCACTTCTTTTTGCTACGTAACCTACTGTTAAAGTGGCGTCGATCAGCTTTTTTTGCCCAGCAGACATTAATTTTATTCCATGT
Protein-coding regions in this window:
- the soxR gene encoding redox-sensitive transcriptional activator SoxR, whose protein sequence is MSAGQKKLIDATLTVGYVAKRSGVKVSTLHFYETKHLIKSWRNSGNQRRYKPDVLRRVAVIKAAQAMGISLDDIKQTLASLPDNRTPTKKDWSALSKRWQAQLDERIAYMQRIRDRVDGCIGCGCLSLKSCPIYNKDDHLGSEQSGAVLLKSKL